The Bacteroidota bacterium genome window below encodes:
- a CDS encoding EVE domain-containing protein: MQNSPKYWVVVACKDHIMKGVEGSFMQANHGKEAPLKRISKWDWVLFYASKQGMNDKAPYQKFVAIGEIPDENIEKVQMSGDFEPFRRNIKFKKSKEVEIRPLIEQLEFIKNKKSWGFIFRFGFFEIPEHDFELISALMLS; the protein is encoded by the coding sequence ATGCAGAATTCTCCTAAATACTGGGTTGTTGTTGCCTGCAAAGACCATATCATGAAAGGCGTCGAAGGCTCCTTCATGCAGGCAAACCACGGCAAAGAAGCTCCATTGAAACGAATAAGCAAATGGGACTGGGTTTTGTTCTATGCCTCAAAACAGGGAATGAACGATAAGGCTCCTTATCAGAAATTCGTTGCAATCGGCGAAATTCCCGATGAAAACATCGAAAAAGTCCAAATGTCAGGCGATTTTGAGCCATTCCGGCGAAATATCAAATTTAAGAAATCAAAGGAAGTTGAGATTCGTCCTTTGATTGAACAGCTTGAATTTATAAAGAACAAAAAATCATGGGGATTTATTTTCCGCTTCGGATTTTTTGAGATACCGGAGCATGATTTTGAGCTGATATCTGCTTTGATGCTTTCTTAG
- a CDS encoding radical SAM protein: protein MLADCNICPKDCKVNRLENKIAACYSGFKPVVSAHCVHFGEEPVLVGMKEHGNENGVGNIFFGNCNLRCVYCQNYEISQNHKLEIKNEVSIERLAEMMLELQSKNVNAIGFVSPTHFVPQIVLALELAVPMGLKLPLVYNTNCYDSVEVIKLLDGIIDVYLPDLKYADNEYGYKYSKIKNYVEHSRAAIVEMHRQTGSEVIMENNLMKRGLIIRHLILPNDLAGSYDTLKFIAELDNNIHLSIMSQYYPTHKALTIDLLSRNIREREYDKVLDWMDELNLQNGYLQEFESENYYRPNFADRIEPFKR from the coding sequence ATGCTTGCTGACTGTAACATCTGCCCGAAGGACTGTAAAGTTAACCGTCTGGAGAATAAAATTGCAGCATGCTACTCGGGATTTAAACCTGTTGTTTCTGCACACTGCGTTCACTTTGGTGAAGAGCCAGTACTTGTAGGAATGAAAGAACACGGCAATGAGAACGGAGTTGGCAATATCTTCTTCGGCAACTGTAATCTCCGCTGTGTTTACTGTCAGAATTATGAAATCTCGCAGAACCATAAGCTTGAAATAAAAAATGAAGTAAGCATTGAACGCCTTGCCGAAATGATGCTAGAGCTTCAAAGCAAAAATGTAAACGCTATAGGATTTGTATCCCCTACTCACTTCGTTCCGCAGATTGTACTGGCGCTTGAGCTTGCAGTCCCTATGGGATTAAAACTGCCCTTGGTGTATAATACGAACTGCTATGACTCTGTTGAAGTAATAAAATTGCTTGATGGAATAATAGATGTATATCTGCCCGATTTGAAATATGCAGATAACGAATACGGATATAAATATTCAAAGATTAAAAATTATGTAGAGCACTCACGCGCAGCAATAGTTGAAATGCATAGACAAACAGGAAGCGAAGTAATAATGGAAAATAATTTAATGAAGCGCGGACTTATAATAAGGCATTTGATTCTTCCCAATGATTTAGCAGGAAGCTATGACACATTAAAATTTATTGCAGAGCTTGATAATAATATTCACCTCTCAATAATGTCGCAGTATTATCCTACGCATAAAGCGTTAACGATTGATTTGCTTTCAAGAAACATAAGAGAAAGAGAGTATGATAAAGTATTGGACTGGATGGACGAGCTGAATTTACAGAACGGCTACCTGCAGGAATTTGAAAGTGAAAATTATTACCGACCAAACTTTGCCGATAGAATTGAGCCGTTTAAGAGATAG
- a CDS encoding YigZ family protein, whose translation MIIDSYKTILLPAEAELKVSKSKFISQIYPVSNSEDVNQTLIAAKKKYYDAAHHPYAYRLGLDENNFRYSDDGEPSGSAGKPIMEVIDKFELTNVLLIVTRYFGGVKLGVGGLRRAIFEASELAVQNSEIITKQITEDFKIEFDYKYIGAVMNFLEKEQIIITSNTSDDKVKLECSVIVSKIDKFKDELGKLTNASVSIS comes from the coding sequence ATGATAATTGATTCTTATAAAACAATTCTCTTACCCGCTGAAGCGGAACTGAAAGTCTCCAAATCAAAATTTATATCTCAGATTTATCCTGTCTCAAATTCAGAGGATGTAAACCAAACATTAATAGCTGCGAAGAAGAAGTATTATGATGCTGCACATCATCCCTATGCTTATCGTCTTGGCCTTGATGAAAACAATTTCCGTTACTCAGATGACGGCGAGCCTTCAGGTTCCGCCGGTAAACCTATTATGGAAGTAATAGATAAATTTGAACTGACTAATGTTCTTTTAATTGTAACCCGCTACTTTGGGGGTGTGAAGCTCGGTGTTGGCGGACTTCGCCGCGCAATTTTTGAAGCATCGGAGCTTGCAGTACAAAATTCCGAAATCATTACTAAACAAATTACAGAAGATTTTAAAATCGAATTCGATTATAAATACATTGGAGCAGTTATGAATTTCTTAGAGAAAGAACAAATAATAATTACATCGAATACTTCAGATGATAAAGTAAAACTTGAGTGCTCTGTTATCGTTTCTAAGATTGATAAGTTTAAAGATGAGCTTGGGAAATTGACGAATGCAAGCGTATCTATCTCTTAA
- a CDS encoding protein-L-isoaspartate(D-aspartate) O-methyltransferase, with the protein MDLHSQKRKELVSILIRHGIKDKKVLEAIGKVKRELFVSSEMKRYAYDNSALPISGGQTISQPYTVAYMTELLDVRPGDKVLEIGTGSGYQAAVLCEMGAKVYSIERVSDLFENTAKRFEKMDYHITMKLDDGTVGWKEFAPYDRIIVTAGSPKIPKQLTLQLKNEGIMVIPIGDQKLQQMVVIKKSEGKDGKPEYSIKKYAEFKFVPLVGEDAWK; encoded by the coding sequence ATGGATTTACACTCGCAGAAAAGGAAAGAATTAGTTAGCATACTCATAAGGCACGGGATAAAAGATAAAAAAGTACTTGAAGCAATCGGCAAAGTTAAACGCGAGCTATTTGTATCTTCCGAAATGAAAAGATACGCTTACGATAACTCTGCTCTACCCATCAGCGGGGGACAAACAATTTCACAGCCGTACACTGTTGCTTACATGACGGAGCTTTTAGATGTAAGACCCGGAGACAAAGTCCTTGAAATTGGAACCGGCTCAGGATATCAGGCAGCAGTCTTATGTGAGATGGGTGCGAAGGTTTACTCTATTGAAAGAGTATCTGATCTCTTTGAAAACACGGCTAAAAGATTTGAGAAAATGGATTATCACATCACAATGAAATTAGATGACGGCACAGTTGGCTGGAAAGAATTTGCGCCGTATGATAGAATCATAGTTACTGCCGGCAGTCCGAAGATACCAAAACAGTTAACTCTGCAATTAAAGAACGAAGGCATAATGGTAATTCCAATCGGCGATCAGAAGCTGCAGCAGATGGTTGTTATAAAAAAATCCGAAGGCAAAGACGGTAAGCCTGAGTACTCAATAAAAAAATATGCCGAGTTTAAGTTTGTTCCTTTAGTCGGTGAAGATGCATGGAAGTGA
- a CDS encoding TIGR00159 family protein has translation MELFSIGFVTVKLIDIIDIIIVSYIFYRLFNVMKGTIAAQIFIALVFIVGISILAQALNFQALGWLLGRVTDIWVIAFIILFQPEIRRLLLIIGKTRFTRIFTRANTSEYIAEIVDSLMEMKDKGWGALIVITRTTGLQNVVETGEKLDSKINKELLISIFNPKSPLHDGAVIINNNKIEAARCTLPLADVSKLGVRNYGTRHRAGVGITEESDAICLILSEERQVISVAEDGKIRRVKDKNELTDILNNTIAKTSMAKSVRTIFDDAEKSVTIPGEKKTEAKKEEEEK, from the coding sequence ATGGAATTATTCAGCATTGGTTTCGTAACGGTAAAGCTTATTGATATAATTGACATTATAATTGTCTCCTATATCTTTTACCGTTTATTCAATGTAATGAAAGGAACTATCGCTGCACAGATCTTTATTGCGTTGGTTTTTATCGTCGGGATTTCCATTCTTGCACAGGCTTTAAACTTTCAGGCATTGGGCTGGCTTCTTGGCAGAGTTACGGATATCTGGGTAATTGCCTTCATTATTTTATTCCAGCCGGAAATAAGAAGACTGCTTCTTATCATAGGTAAAACACGATTCACAAGAATTTTCACACGCGCAAATACAAGCGAATATATTGCGGAGATAGTAGACTCCTTAATGGAAATGAAAGACAAAGGCTGGGGAGCATTGATAGTAATAACACGAACTACGGGTTTACAGAACGTTGTTGAAACGGGTGAAAAACTTGACTCAAAAATTAATAAAGAACTTCTCATTTCAATATTCAATCCAAAATCTCCGCTGCATGACGGAGCAGTAATTATTAACAATAATAAAATAGAAGCGGCAAGGTGCACACTTCCTTTGGCAGATGTATCTAAGTTAGGTGTAAGAAATTACGGAACAAGACACAGAGCAGGTGTAGGAATAACGGAAGAGTCCGATGCAATCTGTTTAATTCTTTCAGAAGAAAGACAGGTTATTTCAGTTGCAGAAGACGGTAAAATAAGAAGAGTAAAAGATAAGAATGAACTTACAGATATACTGAACAACACTATTGCAAAAACAAGCATGGCAAAATCTGTAAGGACAATTTTTGACGATGCAGAGAAGTCTGTTACAATTCCGGGTGAAAAGAAGACTGAAGCAAAAAAGGAAGAAGAAGAAAAGTGA
- a CDS encoding site-2 protease family protein, whose protein sequence is MGGVFWGGRDPYDPQNFTLGLTYSILILFIISAHEFGHYFAAKIHKVDVTLPYYIPFPFLFLNPFGTMGAVIRMRSRASTRKALFDIGSAGPIAGWIASVIILIIGFTTLPSIEYLFKIHPDYAMKGVLVEGESFGYNILFWTFERLFASPSGFMPPMNEVYHYPFLCAGWFGLLITALNMMPAGQLDGGHISYTMFGSKNSTIIGHIVVGILFIMGVLGLLPLLEINIEIGSLNWLVWALLITFAIKIKHPPTVDHDPEPLNKTRMAIGWFTYLILILSFTPVPIYLK, encoded by the coding sequence ATGGGCGGAGTTTTCTGGGGAGGAAGAGACCCTTACGACCCGCAGAATTTCACTCTCGGCCTTACATACTCAATCCTTATTTTATTTATAATTTCCGCTCACGAGTTCGGTCATTACTTCGCTGCTAAAATACATAAAGTTGATGTAACGCTTCCATATTATATTCCTTTTCCATTTTTGTTTTTGAATCCGTTTGGAACCATGGGTGCTGTTATCAGAATGCGGTCAAGAGCATCGACACGAAAGGCATTATTTGATATCGGCTCAGCAGGTCCTATAGCGGGATGGATTGCATCAGTTATTATTCTTATAATCGGTTTCACTACATTGCCATCGATAGAATATTTGTTCAAAATTCATCCTGACTATGCTATGAAAGGCGTGTTGGTTGAGGGCGAATCATTTGGTTATAATATTCTATTCTGGACTTTTGAAAGATTATTTGCTTCGCCATCCGGATTTATGCCTCCGATGAATGAAGTCTATCATTATCCCTTTTTATGTGCAGGATGGTTTGGTTTACTTATCACTGCTCTTAATATGATGCCTGCAGGTCAGCTGGACGGAGGCCATATTTCATATACAATGTTCGGCAGTAAAAACTCAACTATCATAGGACATATTGTAGTGGGAATATTGTTTATCATGGGTGTTTTAGGTCTTCTTCCTTTGCTTGAAATTAATATTGAGATTGGTTCACTAAACTGGTTAGTCTGGGCTTTGCTAATAACATTCGCGATAAAAATAAAACACCCGCCTACTGTGGACCACGACCCTGAGCCGTTAAATAAAACAAGAATGGCAATCGGCTGGTTTACTTATTTGATTTTAATTTTATCATTCACTCCCGTACCGATTTATTTAAAATAA
- the pgeF gene encoding peptidoglycan editing factor PgeF yields the protein MTISLMNVVRPDIIKKYPELLIAISTKDGGVSPAPYYLNLGLSVGDKEENVLENRKRFFQSLEIPLNRVVMQKQIHSDNINVVSESCFIQDSDALITNEKNLYLAISIADCIPVFLYSPDKKVAAGIHSGWKGTEYKISQKVVDRIVSEYNVEPAEMIAYIGPGISVENYEVSKEVAEMFNPTSYKIVEGKYYMDLKKDIYEQLISAGLKKENIEITEYCTFRDKELFHSHRREKGLTGRMLGVIGMR from the coding sequence ATGACGATTAGTCTCATGAATGTTGTAAGACCTGATATAATAAAAAAATATCCTGAACTTTTAATTGCCATAAGCACAAAGGACGGGGGAGTATCACCTGCGCCTTACTATTTGAATCTTGGATTAAGTGTCGGTGATAAAGAAGAGAACGTTCTTGAAAACAGAAAAAGATTCTTTCAGTCTTTAGAGATCCCATTAAATAGAGTAGTGATGCAGAAGCAGATACATTCAGATAATATTAATGTAGTAAGTGAATCATGTTTTATTCAGGACAGTGATGCATTAATTACCAATGAGAAAAATCTGTATCTTGCAATAAGTATTGCTGACTGCATTCCGGTGTTTTTATATTCGCCAGATAAAAAAGTTGCTGCAGGAATTCACTCGGGATGGAAAGGGACTGAATACAAAATTTCACAAAAGGTAGTTGATAGAATCGTAAGTGAATATAATGTAGAGCCTGCAGAAATGATTGCATACATAGGTCCGGGAATATCTGTCGAGAATTACGAAGTGAGCAAAGAAGTTGCTGAGATGTTCAATCCCACTAGTTATAAAATTGTTGAGGGGAAATATTATATGGATTTAAAGAAAGATATTTATGAGCAATTAATAAGCGCAGGATTAAAGAAAGAGAACATTGAAATTACGGAATACTGTACATTCAGGGATAAAGAATTATTTCATTCTCACAGGAGAGAAAAAGGATTAACGGGAAGAATGTTAGGAGTAATTGGAATGAGATAA
- the arfB gene encoding aminoacyl-tRNA hydrolase — MNIKERDFTKEIEIKASRSSGKGGQNVNKVSTKIELVFDVNNSELLTDEEKFVINQKLANRISKEGKLILQSQESRSQLMNKEIAIEKLYELLEGALKKEKPRKATKPSKAKKEQRLQVKKVISEKKKSRNFKKFNDD, encoded by the coding sequence ATGAATATTAAAGAAAGAGACTTTACTAAGGAAATAGAAATAAAAGCATCACGTTCTTCCGGTAAAGGCGGACAGAATGTAAATAAGGTCTCTACTAAAATTGAACTCGTTTTTGATGTCAATAATTCAGAGTTGTTAACCGATGAAGAGAAATTTGTAATAAATCAAAAATTAGCGAACCGGATTTCAAAAGAAGGTAAGCTGATATTACAATCCCAGGAATCCCGCTCCCAATTAATGAATAAAGAAATTGCCATTGAAAAATTATATGAACTTCTTGAAGGAGCTTTAAAGAAGGAAAAGCCCCGCAAAGCGACAAAGCCATCCAAAGCGAAGAAAGAGCAAAGGCTGCAGGTGAAGAAAGTTATTTCAGAGAAAAAGAAGAGCCGTAATTTTAAAAAGTTTAATGACGATTAG
- a CDS encoding PD40 domain-containing protein, producing the protein MKKIILSCLIILLGSINLFAQSNKVVYTSNQSSNGYLQIFTMNDDGSDKKQIITMEVNCVNPKWSHDGTKIVFATTDEQVYLIDNIETGDYRFMWKGITPAFTQTDDEIIFISDYEGVNSIYALGLEETEPFLLSDGNYSNQAILSANGNYMIYSAIQDGGKSIMLRDLNDTTDNPTRKISVNKDANLEPDISPDETKYVYAGFDMNLNGTIYLYENGKERALTKDIPSATQPKFSPDGSKIAFAVIKGERVKLYTMNADGTNKKDLGIKGGDLGLFKWADNNRIIYDAETESEQYSIGIVDISTGDIKLIATTGFNLHPDILNQ; encoded by the coding sequence ATGAAAAAAATAATTTTATCTTGCCTAATAATTTTATTGGGCAGCATCAATTTATTTGCGCAAAGCAATAAAGTTGTTTACACATCGAATCAGTCAAGCAATGGTTACCTCCAAATCTTTACGATGAATGATGACGGCTCAGATAAGAAGCAGATAATTACAATGGAAGTGAATTGTGTTAATCCAAAGTGGTCGCATGACGGAACTAAGATTGTTTTTGCAACAACTGACGAACAGGTTTATTTAATTGACAATATTGAAACAGGCGATTACCGTTTCATGTGGAAAGGTATCACACCTGCATTTACACAGACAGACGATGAAATAATTTTCATTTCAGATTACGAAGGAGTTAATTCAATTTACGCACTCGGACTTGAAGAAACAGAACCATTCCTCTTATCAGACGGTAATTACTCGAATCAGGCAATTCTTTCCGCTAATGGAAATTATATGATTTATTCTGCTATTCAGGATGGCGGAAAATCTATTATGCTGAGAGATTTGAACGATACGACTGATAATCCGACCAGAAAAATCAGTGTGAATAAAGATGCAAACCTTGAACCCGATATTTCACCTGATGAAACAAAATATGTTTATGCCGGATTTGATATGAACCTCAATGGTACAATCTATCTATATGAAAACGGAAAAGAACGCGCTCTTACAAAAGATATTCCAAGTGCAACTCAACCGAAATTTTCTCCTGACGGAAGCAAGATTGCTTTTGCAGTTATAAAAGGTGAAAGAGTAAAGTTGTACACTATGAATGCCGACGGTACCAACAAAAAAGACTTAGGTATTAAAGGTGGTGACCTGGGACTTTTCAAATGGGCAGATAACAATAGAATAATTTATGATGCCGAAACCGAAAGTGAACAATATAGTATTGGAATAGTAGATATTTCTACCGGCGATATCAAACTAATTGCAACCACCGGATTCAATCTCCACCCCGATATTTTGAATCAATAA
- a CDS encoding methylenetetrahydrofolate reductase yields MKVTEHLAKAKNPLISYEIIPPRRGGDIQQLFKVVDELIKHNPPFIDVTSHAAEMHYEETPSGIRKKVKRKRPGTIGISVAIKNKYNIDTVPHILCKGFTKEETEDALIELNYLGIENVLALRGDDTGYTKPIPEGRSCNENSIDLIEQINRMNEGKYLEEDLLDASRTNFCIGIGGYPEKHFESPNIKLDVSVTKKKIDAGAHYIVTQMCFNNNHYFDYVAKCRAEGITAPIIPGLKIISNKGHLTNLPKNFYIDIPEDLSSEIFEAKNEHVLDIGVEWAAKQVEELLNNGAPAIHFYIMQYVKPIQLLFKKLKL; encoded by the coding sequence ATGAAAGTTACAGAGCACTTAGCAAAAGCAAAAAATCCGTTAATAAGTTATGAAATTATTCCGCCTCGCAGAGGCGGAGATATTCAGCAATTATTCAAAGTTGTTGACGAGCTTATAAAACACAATCCGCCATTCATAGATGTTACTTCACATGCTGCTGAAATGCACTACGAAGAAACACCATCAGGTATTCGTAAAAAAGTCAAACGTAAAAGACCCGGAACAATAGGCATCAGTGTTGCTATCAAAAATAAATATAATATCGATACAGTTCCTCATATCCTTTGCAAGGGATTTACGAAAGAAGAGACTGAAGATGCACTCATAGAACTCAATTATTTAGGAATTGAAAATGTTCTGGCACTTCGTGGTGACGATACAGGTTATACAAAACCGATTCCTGAAGGCCGTTCATGCAATGAAAATTCTATAGATTTGATAGAGCAGATAAACAGAATGAACGAAGGCAAGTATCTGGAAGAAGATTTACTTGATGCCAGCAGAACGAATTTTTGTATTGGTATCGGCGGCTACCCTGAAAAACATTTTGAATCTCCAAATATAAAACTCGATGTTTCCGTTACAAAGAAAAAAATTGATGCAGGCGCTCATTATATAGTAACGCAGATGTGTTTTAATAATAATCACTATTTTGATTACGTTGCCAAATGCAGAGCCGAAGGCATTACCGCTCCTATTATTCCCGGTTTAAAAATAATTTCAAATAAAGGGCATCTTACAAATCTTCCTAAGAACTTCTATATTGATATCCCTGAAGACCTTTCATCAGAAATTTTTGAAGCTAAGAATGAACATGTTCTCGATATCGGAGTAGAATGGGCAGCCAAGCAAGTTGAAGAGTTACTCAATAACGGCGCACCTGCAATTCACTTCTACATAATGCAATATGTAAAACCTATACAGCTGCTTTTCAAAAAACTGAAATTATGA
- a CDS encoding alpha-hydroxy-acid oxidizing protein, translating to MDFTNLFEYENHACTKLHKTAFDYYSSGAHDEITLRDNREAYNRIQIHYKVLIDVSKRDASTEVLGQKISFPLIIAPTAFHKMANDEGECAVAKAAMNVDTIMCLSTLSNTKVEEVSKSCKSNFWFQLYVFRDKSVTEKLVRRVEQAGAKAIVVTVDAPLLGTREKDVKNKFQLPQGLSVINLMPDNKEELPQEGVDNKPDSGLSLYFNEMLDQSLNWKDIEWLTSITKLPIILKGIVRPDDALRAIEHGAKGIVVSNHGGRQLDTSPATIEVLPSIAEAVDNRIEVLVDGGIRRGTDILKAVALGAKAVLVGRPVLWGLACNGSDGVSSVLSLLKKEFDLAMALSGTPTVKDITRDLVSLPFKK from the coding sequence ATGGACTTTACAAATCTTTTTGAGTACGAAAACCACGCCTGCACTAAATTACATAAAACAGCATTCGATTATTATTCAAGCGGCGCTCACGATGAAATTACATTAAGAGATAATCGCGAAGCATATAACAGAATACAAATACATTACAAAGTTTTAATAGATGTAAGTAAAAGAGATGCTTCAACGGAAGTTCTCGGTCAGAAGATTTCTTTCCCGCTTATAATCGCTCCCACAGCGTTTCATAAAATGGCTAATGATGAAGGTGAATGCGCAGTAGCAAAGGCTGCTATGAATGTCGATACTATCATGTGCCTCTCTACATTATCTAATACAAAAGTTGAAGAAGTTAGTAAAAGCTGTAAGTCAAATTTCTGGTTTCAGCTATATGTGTTCAGAGATAAATCAGTAACTGAAAAACTTGTCCGCAGAGTTGAACAAGCAGGCGCAAAAGCAATTGTTGTTACGGTCGATGCACCTTTACTTGGAACGCGTGAGAAGGATGTTAAAAACAAATTTCAATTACCGCAGGGACTTTCAGTTATAAACTTAATGCCTGATAATAAAGAAGAATTACCCCAAGAAGGTGTTGATAACAAACCTGACTCCGGACTCTCCCTATACTTCAACGAAATGCTTGACCAATCCCTTAACTGGAAAGATATAGAATGGCTTACTTCCATTACAAAGCTTCCAATTATTTTAAAAGGTATAGTTCGTCCCGATGATGCCCTACGGGCAATTGAACACGGAGCAAAAGGTATTGTTGTATCAAATCACGGCGGAAGACAACTTGATACATCTCCTGCTACTATTGAAGTCCTTCCTTCTATAGCTGAAGCAGTTGATAACAGAATAGAAGTCTTGGTTGACGGCGGCATAAGAAGAGGAACCGATATTTTAAAAGCAGTTGCGCTCGGTGCAAAAGCAGTATTAGTCGGACGTCCTGTTTTATGGGGACTTGCATGTAACGGCTCTGACGGAGTTTCATCTGTACTTTCATTACTTAAAAAAGAATTCGACCTTGCCATGGCTTTATCAGGAACTCCGACTGTAAAAGATATTACACGCGACTTAGTATCTCTACCGTTTAAAAAATAA
- a CDS encoding M13 family metallopeptidase, whose amino-acid sequence MRNISLLLSLFVLFVINSSVFSQDDDKPKQLKGFSVEYMDQSVKPGDDFYKYVNGTWLKNNPVPPQYSRWGAFSEITVNNDKIIKEILEEAAKGTAPQGSNTQKIGDLYFTAMDTARIEADKFNPLIPYFNKIDAVKSTDDLIKTIAFLQMNGIGNSFGVFAGQDDKNSSNIIPNFNQGGITLFDRDYYLKEDDRSKDIRAKYVDHTAKMFMLTGIDEATSRNYAERILAFETEWATNFMPRVSMRNPDSTYHKMTIEDFRAMTPNINWTNYFIEVAADPSIFDNGINVGTPRFYAFLNDKFGKGPVILDDWKIYLKWRLISGTADYLSSDFTNEDFEFFSKYLSGVQVQQPRWREALGFVNGTMAEALGKLYVDKAFSPAAKEKVNNMVKNILATLKETIGELDWMSAATKEKAYKKLSTFRVKMGYPDKWKDFSALDINRSNTLFENMMNARRFNYRRNMNKIGKPVDREEWGMFPHLVNASYNSSKNDITFPAGILQPPFFDPNADDALNYGGIGGVIGHEITHGFDDSGRKYDADGNLTDWWTEEDAKNYTMRADKVVEQFNEYVAVDTSHVNGQLTLGENIADLGGMVIAYKSFLKTLKGNEPKIDGFTPQQRFFLAWATVWRDNMTDQEQRLRLKTDSHSPGKFRGYANLTNFQPFYDAFGIKDTDPIARPKDKRVRIW is encoded by the coding sequence ATGAGAAACATTTCACTTCTTCTTTCTTTATTTGTATTATTTGTAATCAACTCGTCTGTATTTTCGCAGGATGATGATAAACCTAAACAGTTAAAAGGTTTTTCAGTGGAATATATGGATCAATCCGTAAAACCGGGTGATGACTTTTATAAATATGTTAACGGCACTTGGCTGAAAAATAATCCCGTTCCTCCGCAGTACAGCCGCTGGGGAGCTTTCTCTGAAATAACTGTAAACAACGATAAAATTATAAAAGAGATTCTTGAAGAAGCAGCTAAGGGAACTGCTCCTCAGGGAAGCAACACTCAAAAAATCGGTGACCTTTACTTCACTGCAATGGATACTGCAAGAATTGAAGCCGATAAATTCAATCCTTTAATTCCCTACTTCAATAAAATAGATGCCGTTAAATCCACTGATGACCTGATCAAAACAATTGCCTTCCTTCAGATGAACGGAATCGGAAATTCATTCGGAGTATTTGCCGGCCAGGATGATAAGAATAGCTCTAACATTATTCCCAACTTTAATCAGGGCGGCATTACACTCTTCGATAGAGATTATTACTTAAAAGAAGATGACCGCTCAAAAGATATAAGAGCAAAATATGTTGACCACACTGCTAAAATGTTTATGCTTACAGGTATAGATGAAGCAACTTCAAGAAACTACGCTGAAAGAATTTTAGCATTCGAGACCGAATGGGCTACGAACTTTATGCCGAGAGTTTCCATGAGAAATCCTGATTCTACATATCATAAAATGACCATCGAAGATTTCAGAGCAATGACTCCGAACATAAACTGGACAAATTATTTCATAGAAGTTGCTGCAGACCCGTCCATCTTTGATAACGGAATTAACGTAGGCACTCCGAGATTCTATGCATTCCTCAATGATAAATTCGGCAAAGGTCCGGTCATACTAGACGACTGGAAAATCTATCTCAAGTGGAGATTGATTTCCGGAACGGCTGATTATCTTAGCTCTGATTTTACCAATGAAGATTTTGAGTTTTTCTCAAAATATCTCTCGGGCGTTCAGGTACAACAGCCCAGATGGAGAGAAGCACTGGGATTTGTAAACGGAACCATGGCTGAAGCACTTGGAAAATTATATGTTGATAAAGCATTCAGTCCCGCTGCAAAAGAGAAAGTAAATAATATGGTAAAGAACATTCTTGCTACTCTGAAAGAAACAATCGGAGAGCTTGACTGGATGAGCGCTGCAACAAAAGAAAAAGCCTATAAGAAACTCAGCACTTTCAGAGTGAAGATGGGCTACCCGGATAAGTGGAAAGATTTTTCTGCACTTGATATAAACCGCAGCAACACACTCTTTGAAAATATGATGAACGCACGCAGATTCAATTACAGACGCAACATGAATAAGATCGGCAAGCCTGTTGACCGCGAAGAGTGGGGCATGTTCCCGCACTTGGTAAACGCTTCTTATAACTCTTCAAAGAACGATATCACTTTCCCTGCAGGAATTTTACAGCCGCCTTTCTTTGATCCGAATGCAGATGATGCTCTGAACTATGGAGGCATCGGCGGAGTTATCGGCCACGAAATTACTCACGGCTTTGATGACTCAGGCAGAAAGTACGATGCTGACGGAAACCTTACTGACTGGTGGACTGAAGAAGACGCAAAGAACTATACAATGAGAGCCGATAAAGTCGTTGAGCAGTTCAATGAATATGTTGCAGTGGATACTTCACACGTTAATGGTCAATTGACACTCGGCGAAAATATTGCCGACCTTGGCGGAATGGTGATAGCTTATAAATCATTCCTTAAAACTCTTAAAGGCAACGAACCGAAGATTGACGGATTCACTCCGCAGCAGAGATTCTTCCTTGCATGGGCAACGGTTTGGAGAGATAACATGACTGACCAGGAGCAAAGACTTAGATTAAAGACGGACTCACACTCGCCCGGTAAATTCAGAGGATATGCAAATCTGACCAATTTTCAGCCGTTTTATGATGCATTTGGCATAAAAGATACTGACCCGATTGCAAGACCGAAGGATAAGAGAGTAAGAATCTGGTAA